Proteins from a genomic interval of Streptomyces fodineus:
- a CDS encoding carbohydrate ABC transporter permease, giving the protein MTALKETAPAPAEGPAAKAPVRPGDRRSEGMVLNVFSHGFLALWALLIVLPLLWLVISSFKTDAQIGGSAFGWPHSWSFDVFHRAWNKGIGDYFLNTVIVLVFSVPLTMLFGSMAAYVLARYQFWGNRLLYYFFVAGAMFPVFLALVPLFFMVKRLDMLNTYQGLILVYIAYSMPFTVFFMHAFFRTLPTAVFEAAVLDGASHTRTFFQVMLPMARPGLISVGIFNTLGQWNQFILPTVLMQPQSGSDPERYVLTQGLIQLQQQQGYASDLPVLFAGVTIAMIPMLVVYLSFQRQVQAGLTSATLK; this is encoded by the coding sequence ATGACTGCACTCAAGGAGACCGCCCCCGCTCCGGCCGAGGGGCCCGCGGCCAAGGCGCCCGTCCGGCCCGGCGACCGGCGCAGCGAGGGCATGGTCCTGAACGTCTTCTCGCACGGGTTCCTCGCCCTGTGGGCGCTGCTGATCGTGCTGCCGCTGCTGTGGCTGGTGATCAGCTCCTTCAAGACCGACGCCCAGATCGGCGGCTCCGCCTTCGGCTGGCCGCACAGCTGGTCCTTCGACGTCTTCCACCGCGCCTGGAACAAGGGCATCGGGGACTACTTCCTGAACACCGTGATCGTCCTGGTGTTCTCCGTGCCGCTGACCATGCTGTTCGGCTCGATGGCGGCCTACGTGCTGGCCCGGTACCAGTTCTGGGGCAACCGGCTGCTGTACTACTTCTTCGTCGCCGGCGCCATGTTCCCGGTGTTCCTGGCCCTCGTGCCACTGTTCTTCATGGTCAAGCGGCTGGACATGCTGAACACCTACCAGGGCCTGATCCTGGTCTACATCGCCTACTCGATGCCGTTCACGGTGTTCTTCATGCACGCCTTCTTCCGGACCCTGCCCACGGCGGTCTTCGAGGCGGCGGTCCTGGACGGCGCCTCGCACACCCGGACCTTCTTCCAGGTGATGCTGCCGATGGCCCGGCCCGGCCTGATCAGCGTGGGGATCTTCAACACTTTGGGCCAGTGGAACCAGTTCATCCTGCCCACGGTGCTCATGCAGCCGCAGAGCGGCTCCGACCCCGAGCGCTATGTGCTCACCCAGGGTCTGATCCAGCTGCAACAGCAGCAGGGGTACGCCTCCGACCTGCCGGTTCTGTTCGCGGGTGTGACGATCGCGATGATCCCGATGCTGGTCGTCTATCTGTCCTTCCAGCGCCAGGTGCAGGCGGGTCTGACCTCGGCAACCCTGAAATAG
- a CDS encoding sugar ABC transporter substrate-binding protein, whose product MRRAAVAVAAGAMAVTLAACGSAKESKGGSSSSSSSKKGDNIKVGLLLPENKTARYEKFDRPLIEKKIKELTNGKATISYNNAHQDANLQAQQVDTMITNKVDVLIVDAVDAKAIQNSVQKAVDAGIKVVAYDRLAEGPISAYTSFDNEKVGETQGQALLTALGSKANKSSKIVMVNGSVTDPNAAQFKAGAHKVLNGKVTVAKEFDTKEWSPDNANSEMEAAISAVGKDKIAGVYSANDGMAGGIITALNGAGIKVPVTGQDAELAGVQRIVAGTQYMSVYKPYAPEADAAATMAVYLAQGKSLDSVAKDKVSSNSQKDVPSVLVPVTALTKDNIKDTVLKDGVYTVADICTADYKAACDKLGLK is encoded by the coding sequence ATGCGTCGTGCCGCCGTTGCCGTTGCCGCTGGTGCGATGGCGGTCACACTGGCCGCCTGTGGCAGCGCCAAGGAGTCGAAGGGCGGCAGCTCTTCCTCCTCGTCCTCGAAGAAGGGCGACAACATCAAGGTCGGTCTCCTGCTTCCGGAGAACAAGACCGCGCGTTACGAGAAGTTCGACCGGCCGCTGATCGAGAAGAAGATCAAGGAGCTGACGAACGGCAAGGCCACCATTTCGTACAACAACGCCCACCAGGACGCGAACCTGCAGGCCCAGCAGGTCGACACCATGATCACCAACAAGGTGGACGTCCTGATCGTGGACGCGGTGGACGCCAAGGCCATCCAGAACTCCGTGCAGAAGGCCGTGGACGCCGGCATCAAGGTCGTCGCCTACGACCGCCTGGCCGAGGGCCCGATCAGCGCCTACACCTCCTTCGACAACGAGAAGGTCGGCGAGACCCAGGGCCAGGCCCTGCTGACGGCGCTGGGCAGCAAGGCCAACAAGTCCTCCAAGATCGTCATGGTCAACGGCTCGGTCACCGACCCGAACGCCGCCCAGTTCAAGGCGGGCGCTCACAAGGTGCTCAACGGCAAGGTCACGGTCGCCAAGGAGTTCGACACCAAGGAGTGGTCGCCGGACAACGCCAACTCCGAGATGGAGGCGGCGATCTCCGCGGTCGGCAAGGACAAGATCGCGGGTGTCTACTCCGCCAACGACGGCATGGCCGGCGGTATCATCACCGCCCTCAACGGCGCGGGCATCAAGGTCCCGGTCACGGGCCAGGACGCCGAGCTCGCCGGTGTGCAGCGCATCGTCGCCGGCACCCAGTACATGAGCGTCTACAAGCCCTACGCCCCCGAGGCCGACGCCGCCGCCACCATGGCCGTCTACCTCGCCCAGGGCAAGTCGCTGGACTCCGTCGCCAAGGACAAGGTCTCCAGCAACTCGCAGAAGGACGTTCCCTCGGTGCTCGTCCCGGTCACCGCGCTGACCAAGGACAACATCAAGGACACCGTCCTCAAGGACGGCGTCTACACCGTCGCCGACATCTGCACCGCCGACTACAAGGCGGCCTGCGACAAGCTCGGCCTCAAGTAA
- the dxs gene encoding 1-deoxy-D-xylulose-5-phosphate synthase, with the protein MPLLTRIRGPRDLDRLSLEQLDQLAEEIRTFLVDAVSKTGGHLGPNLGVVELTIALHRVFDSPKDKVLWDTGHQSYVHKLLTGRQDFSRLKQKGGLSGYPSQAESEHDVIENSHASTVLGWADGIAKANQLLERDSHVVAVIGDGALTGGMAWEALNNIADAKDRPLVIVVNDNERSYAPTIGGLANHLATLRTTDGYERFLARTKELLERTPVVGRPLYETLHGAKKGFKDFIAPQGMFEDLGLKYVGPIDGHDIEALESALARAKRFGGSVIVHCLTEKGRGYQPALQDEADRFHAVGKIHPDTGLPIASSGADWTSVFGDEMVRLGEEREDIVAITAAMLQPVGLDRFAKRFPERVYDVGIAEQHAAVSAAGLAHGGVHPVFAVYATFLNRAFDQVLMDVALHKCGVTFVLDRAGITGTDGASHNGMWDMSILQVVPGLRLAAPRDAEQVRAQLREAVAVDDAPTVVRFSKGAVGPAVPAVGRIGGMDVLREPGTDRPDVLLVSVGALAPMCLEIAALLDKQGISTTVVDPRWVKPVDEAMAPLAERHRVVVTVEDNSRAGGVGSAIAQALRDAGVDVPLRDFGIPPRFLDHASRGEVLAEIGLTAPDIARQVTGLVAKLDGRYDRTAAEVDSVEPARD; encoded by the coding sequence GTGCCGCTGCTGACCCGCATCAGGGGACCGCGCGATCTGGACCGGCTCAGCCTGGAGCAGCTGGACCAGCTGGCAGAGGAGATCCGGACCTTCCTCGTCGACGCCGTCTCCAAGACCGGCGGCCACCTCGGCCCCAACCTCGGTGTGGTGGAGCTGACCATCGCCCTGCACCGCGTCTTCGACTCGCCGAAGGACAAGGTGCTCTGGGACACCGGCCACCAGTCCTATGTGCACAAGCTGCTCACCGGCCGGCAGGACTTCTCCCGGCTGAAGCAGAAGGGCGGCCTGTCCGGCTACCCCTCGCAGGCCGAGTCCGAGCACGACGTCATCGAGAACAGCCACGCCTCCACGGTGCTCGGCTGGGCCGACGGCATCGCCAAGGCCAACCAGTTGCTCGAACGCGACAGCCATGTCGTCGCCGTCATCGGCGACGGCGCCCTCACCGGCGGTATGGCCTGGGAGGCGCTGAACAACATCGCCGACGCCAAGGACCGCCCGCTGGTCATCGTCGTCAACGACAACGAGCGGTCGTACGCCCCCACGATCGGCGGTCTCGCGAACCACCTGGCCACGCTCCGCACGACCGACGGGTACGAGCGGTTCCTCGCCCGGACGAAGGAACTGCTGGAGCGCACCCCGGTCGTGGGCAGGCCGCTGTACGAGACGCTGCACGGGGCGAAGAAGGGGTTCAAGGACTTCATCGCGCCGCAGGGCATGTTCGAGGATCTGGGCCTGAAGTACGTCGGCCCCATCGACGGCCATGACATCGAGGCGCTGGAGTCGGCGCTGGCCCGGGCCAAGCGGTTCGGCGGGTCGGTCATCGTGCACTGCCTGACCGAGAAGGGCCGCGGCTACCAGCCCGCCCTGCAGGACGAGGCCGACCGGTTCCACGCCGTCGGCAAGATCCACCCGGACACCGGGCTGCCGATCGCCTCCTCCGGCGCCGACTGGACCTCCGTCTTCGGCGACGAAATGGTCAGGCTCGGCGAGGAGCGCGAGGACATCGTCGCCATCACCGCGGCCATGCTCCAGCCCGTCGGCCTGGACAGGTTCGCCAAGCGGTTCCCCGAACGGGTGTATGACGTCGGCATCGCCGAGCAGCACGCCGCCGTGTCGGCCGCGGGCCTCGCGCACGGCGGGGTGCACCCCGTCTTCGCCGTCTACGCCACCTTCCTCAACCGCGCCTTCGACCAGGTCCTCATGGACGTGGCCCTGCACAAGTGCGGGGTGACCTTCGTGCTGGACCGGGCCGGCATCACCGGCACCGACGGCGCCTCCCACAACGGCATGTGGGACATGTCGATCCTCCAGGTCGTGCCGGGCCTGAGGCTGGCGGCCCCGCGGGACGCCGAGCAGGTGCGGGCCCAGCTGCGCGAGGCCGTCGCCGTCGACGACGCGCCGACCGTGGTCCGCTTCTCCAAGGGCGCCGTCGGCCCCGCCGTACCCGCCGTGGGCCGGATCGGCGGCATGGACGTGCTGCGCGAGCCGGGTACCGACAGGCCGGACGTGCTGCTGGTCTCCGTGGGCGCCCTCGCCCCGATGTGCCTGGAGATCGCCGCGCTGCTCGACAAGCAGGGCATCTCCACCACCGTGGTCGACCCGCGCTGGGTCAAGCCCGTCGACGAGGCCATGGCCCCGCTCGCCGAACGGCACCGGGTCGTCGTCACCGTCGAGGACAACAGCCGGGCCGGCGGGGTCGGCTCCGCGATCGCCCAGGCCCTGCGCGACGCGGGCGTGGACGTGCCGCTGCGCGACTTCGGCATCCCGCCGCGCTTCCTCGACCACGCCTCCCGCGGCGAGGTCCTCGCCGAGATCGGCCTGACGGCCCCCGACATCGCCCGCCAGGTCACCGGGCTGGTCGCCAAGCTGGACGGCCGGTACGACCGTACGGCCGCCGAGGTGGACTCGGTGGAGCCCGCGCGCGACTGA
- a CDS encoding sugar ABC transporter permease, translated as MSIDNTSANVDETPSQDEHAVENPEAAAAAVTAVDPRLLVQEEGLLGYWHEFKRKMKAGELGSLPVVLGLAIICIIFQVLNSEFLSAQNINDITITMVGTGMISVGIVFVLLLGEIDLSVGSVSGAASALAGVLAVNQGWPEWAAVLLAVGAGIAIGALHGFFFAVLGAPAFAVTLAGLLFWLGFMLKVLGADGTINLDPNGLVGKLTTYYFSDVAAAYGLAVVVVAVFFLTSFLANRRRQAAGIPARPLSDTILRTVLLAVVAFAAAYMYNQYKGLPLATVIFLGFLIGTDFVLRRTSYGRKIFALGGSVEASRRAGINVTAVRISVFAISGGFAAIGGLFLASKIASANQSAGTGDLLMNAIAAAVIGGTSLFGGRGRTWNALLGVLVIVSIQYGLQLESIAEPVKYMITAAVLLTTVVIDSITRKTQKTAGRA; from the coding sequence GTGAGCATCGACAACACCTCCGCGAACGTCGACGAGACGCCGTCCCAGGACGAGCACGCCGTCGAGAACCCCGAGGCCGCGGCCGCCGCGGTCACCGCGGTCGACCCGCGCCTGCTGGTGCAGGAAGAGGGCCTGCTCGGCTACTGGCACGAGTTCAAGCGCAAGATGAAGGCCGGCGAGCTGGGTTCCCTCCCGGTCGTGCTGGGCCTCGCGATCATCTGCATCATCTTCCAGGTGCTGAACTCGGAGTTCCTGTCCGCGCAGAACATCAACGACATCACGATCACGATGGTCGGCACGGGCATGATCTCGGTCGGCATCGTGTTCGTGCTGCTGCTCGGCGAGATCGACCTGTCGGTCGGCTCGGTCAGCGGCGCGGCCAGCGCTCTCGCCGGTGTCCTCGCGGTCAACCAGGGCTGGCCCGAGTGGGCGGCCGTGCTCCTCGCCGTCGGCGCCGGCATCGCCATCGGCGCGCTGCACGGTTTCTTCTTCGCGGTGCTCGGCGCTCCCGCCTTCGCCGTGACGCTGGCCGGTCTGCTGTTCTGGCTGGGCTTCATGCTGAAGGTGCTGGGCGCGGACGGCACGATCAACCTCGACCCGAACGGTCTGGTCGGCAAGCTGACCACGTACTACTTCTCGGACGTGGCCGCCGCCTACGGGCTCGCCGTCGTCGTGGTCGCCGTGTTCTTCCTCACCTCCTTCCTCGCCAACCGGCGCCGGCAGGCCGCGGGCATCCCGGCCCGGCCGCTCAGCGACACGATCCTGCGGACCGTGCTGCTGGCCGTGGTCGCCTTCGCCGCGGCGTACATGTACAACCAGTACAAGGGCCTGCCGCTGGCCACGGTGATCTTCCTCGGGTTCCTGATCGGCACGGACTTCGTGCTGCGCCGTACCTCCTACGGCCGTAAGATCTTCGCGCTCGGTGGCAGCGTCGAGGCGTCCCGCCGTGCGGGTATCAACGTCACGGCCGTGCGGATCTCCGTGTTCGCCATCTCGGGTGGCTTCGCGGCGATCGGTGGTCTGTTCCTCGCGTCGAAGATCGCCTCGGCCAACCAGAGCGCCGGTACGGGCGACCTGCTGATGAACGCGATCGCCGCGGCGGTCATCGGTGGTACGTCGCTCTTCGGCGGGCGGGGCCGTACGTGGAACGCGCTGCTCGGTGTGCTGGTGATCGTGTCGATTCAGTACGGTCTGCAGCTCGAGTCCATCGCCGAGCCGGTCAAGTACATGATCACGGCGGCTGTCCTGCTCACCACGGTGGTGATCGACTCCATCACCCGTAAGACGCAGAAGACGGCAGGGCGTGCATAA
- a CDS encoding NTP pyrophosphohydrolase produces MTDTSGAAHEPRPLLIVDGANVVGSVPDGWWRDRRGAAERLRDRLVPFARSGVAGLPGPLELVLVVEGAARGVAPVPGVRVEEAAGSGDDHIVALAAMAGDRPCLVVTADRDLRRRVQEHGARVTGPRTVLS; encoded by the coding sequence ATGACGGACACCTCGGGCGCGGCGCACGAGCCGCGCCCCCTGCTCATCGTCGACGGTGCGAACGTCGTCGGATCGGTGCCGGACGGCTGGTGGCGCGACCGCCGCGGTGCCGCCGAGCGGCTGCGCGACCGGCTGGTGCCCTTCGCCCGGTCCGGCGTGGCCGGTCTGCCCGGTCCGCTGGAGCTGGTCCTGGTGGTGGAGGGCGCGGCCCGGGGCGTGGCCCCGGTGCCCGGGGTGCGCGTCGAGGAGGCCGCGGGCAGCGGCGACGACCACATCGTGGCCCTCGCGGCGATGGCCGGCGACCGCCCCTGTCTGGTCGTCACGGCCGACCGCGACCTGCGCCGCCGGGTCCAGGAACACGGGGCGCGGGTCACCGGCCCCCGCACCGTGCTGAGCTGA
- a CDS encoding ATP-binding cassette domain-containing protein: MVHVSATPVLALRGVSKRFGAVQALTDVELEVHAGEVVALVGDNGAGKSTLVKTIAGVHPIDEGVIEWDGKPVTISRPHDAQALGIATVYQDLALCDNIDVVGNLFLGRELRKWGVLDEVEMERRSRELLTTLSIRIPSVRIPIASLSGGQRQTVAIARSMLGEPKLVILDEPTAALGVEQTAQVLDLVERLRERGHAVILISHNMADVKAVADKVAVLRLGRNNGVFEVKSTSQEEIISAITGATENAVTRRAARTAGTNGEVSK; this comes from the coding sequence ATGGTTCACGTGTCCGCTACGCCCGTGCTGGCGTTGCGCGGGGTCTCCAAGCGGTTCGGTGCCGTTCAGGCGCTCACCGACGTAGAGCTTGAGGTCCACGCCGGTGAAGTGGTCGCCCTGGTGGGCGACAACGGCGCCGGAAAGTCCACGCTGGTCAAGACGATCGCCGGCGTGCACCCGATCGACGAGGGTGTCATCGAGTGGGACGGCAAGCCCGTCACCATCAGCCGTCCGCACGACGCCCAGGCCCTGGGCATCGCGACGGTCTACCAGGACCTCGCGCTGTGCGACAACATCGATGTCGTCGGCAACCTGTTCCTCGGCCGTGAGCTGAGGAAGTGGGGCGTCCTGGACGAGGTCGAGATGGAACGCCGCTCCCGCGAGCTGCTCACCACGCTCTCGATCCGTATCCCCAGCGTCCGTATCCCGATCGCCTCGCTCTCCGGCGGTCAGCGCCAGACCGTGGCCATCGCCCGCTCCATGCTCGGCGAACCCAAGCTGGTGATCCTCGACGAGCCCACCGCCGCCCTCGGCGTCGAGCAGACCGCCCAGGTGCTGGACCTGGTGGAGCGGCTGCGCGAGCGCGGCCACGCCGTCATCCTCATCAGCCACAACATGGCGGACGTGAAGGCGGTGGCCGACAAGGTCGCCGTGCTGCGTCTCGGTCGCAACAACGGCGTCTTCGAGGTCAAGTCGACCTCGCAGGAGGAGATCATCTCCGCCATCACGGGCGCCACCGAAAACGCCGTCACCCGCCGCGCGGCGCGCACGGCCGGCACGAACGGTGAGGTTTCCAAGTGA
- a CDS encoding amino acid permease produces the protein MSSALFRTKNVEQSIQDTEEPEHSLKKSLSALDLTVFGVGVIIGTGIFVLTGQVAKNNAGPAVSLAFVAAGVVCALAALCYAEFASTVPVAGSAYTFSYASLGELPAWIIGWDLVLEFALGTAVVAVGWSGYIRSLLDNAGWHLPGYLAGRDHASGFGFDILAAALVLVLTGILVLGMKLSARITSLVVAIKVVVVLIVIVAGAFFVKSANYSPFIPHAQPVPAGGNLKAPLIQLMFGWAPADFGVMGIFTAASVVFFAFIGFDIVATAAEETRNPQRDMPRGILGSLLICTILYVAVSIVVTGMEKYSRLSVEAPLADAFKAIGHPWYAGVISFGAAVGLTTVCMILLLGQTRVFFAMSRDGLLPRFFSHVHPRFRTPHRPTILLGVIIAIVAGFTSLSALAELVNIGTLFAFVVVAISVIILRRTRPDLPRAFRTPWVPVVPILSVCASLWLMLNLPAETWLRFAIWMVIGFVVYFFYGRTHSRLALGEQAPAGGVPRPPAGNVP, from the coding sequence GTGAGCAGCGCGCTGTTCAGGACGAAGAACGTCGAGCAGTCCATCCAGGACACCGAGGAACCCGAGCATTCGCTCAAGAAGTCCCTCTCCGCGCTCGATCTGACCGTCTTCGGCGTCGGTGTCATCATCGGCACCGGCATCTTCGTCCTCACCGGACAGGTCGCCAAGAACAACGCCGGTCCGGCGGTGTCCCTGGCCTTCGTGGCGGCCGGCGTGGTCTGCGCGCTCGCCGCCCTGTGCTACGCCGAGTTCGCGTCCACGGTCCCCGTGGCGGGCTCGGCCTACACGTTCAGCTACGCCTCCCTGGGCGAGCTGCCCGCCTGGATCATCGGCTGGGACCTGGTCCTGGAGTTCGCCCTCGGTACGGCGGTGGTGGCGGTCGGCTGGTCCGGCTACATCCGCTCGCTGCTGGACAACGCCGGCTGGCATCTGCCGGGCTATCTGGCGGGCCGGGACCACGCCTCCGGCTTCGGCTTCGACATCCTCGCCGCCGCCCTGGTGCTGGTGCTCACCGGCATCCTCGTCCTCGGCATGAAGCTGTCGGCCCGGATCACCTCGCTCGTCGTCGCCATCAAGGTGGTCGTGGTCCTCATCGTGATCGTCGCCGGTGCCTTCTTCGTCAAGTCCGCGAACTACTCGCCGTTCATCCCGCACGCCCAGCCGGTGCCGGCGGGCGGCAACCTGAAAGCCCCGCTGATCCAGCTGATGTTCGGCTGGGCGCCCGCCGATTTCGGTGTGATGGGCATCTTCACCGCCGCCTCGGTGGTGTTCTTCGCGTTCATCGGCTTCGACATCGTCGCCACGGCCGCCGAGGAGACCCGCAACCCGCAGCGGGACATGCCGCGCGGCATCCTCGGCTCCCTGCTCATCTGCACCATCCTCTACGTGGCCGTCTCCATCGTCGTCACCGGCATGGAGAAGTACTCCAGGCTGTCCGTGGAGGCCCCGCTCGCCGACGCCTTCAAGGCCATCGGACACCCCTGGTACGCCGGCGTGATCAGCTTCGGCGCCGCCGTCGGCCTGACCACGGTCTGCATGATCCTTCTCCTCGGTCAGACCCGCGTGTTCTTCGCGATGAGCCGCGACGGACTGCTGCCGCGCTTCTTCTCCCACGTCCACCCCCGCTTCCGCACCCCGCACCGGCCGACCATCCTGCTCGGCGTGATCATCGCGATCGTCGCCGGCTTCACCAGCCTCAGCGCGCTGGCCGAACTGGTGAACATCGGCACGCTCTTCGCGTTCGTCGTCGTCGCGATCAGCGTGATCATCCTGCGCCGGACCCGCCCCGACCTGCCGCGCGCCTTCCGCACCCCGTGGGTCCCGGTTGTCCCGATCCTGTCGGTGTGCGCCTCGCTGTGGCTGATGCTCAACCTGCCTGCCGAGACCTGGCTGCGGTTCGCCATCTGGATGGTGATCGGTTTCGTCGTCTACTTCTTCTACGGCCGCACCCACAGCCGGCTGGCCCTGGGCGAGCAGGCCCCCGCGGGCGGTGTCCCGCGCCCGCCCGCCGGAAACGTTCCGTAA
- a CDS encoding carbohydrate ABC transporter permease gives MRKGQYRFVAGFLFVPVALYLIFVIWPYIQTFGYSLTDWKGQSQTFSFVGLDNYKALFQDDVFLEAIWHNILFLIFIPVITILLALFFAFMLNAGGRSRAGGVQGVAGSKFYKIVYFFPQVLSLAILAVLFNAVYRSDGGGLLNGALIKVGLVDAGNPVEWLNEPNVVLWALMVAVIWQGVGFYLVLFSAAMQSIPKDIYEAALIDGASRNQSFFRITLPLLWDTVQTAWVYLGIVAMDMFVLVSSMTQSMGAYGGGPDHHSDVMATVMMRNFLYYGKSGYACAMGVVMLLLTLILSVVTLRATRRERIEF, from the coding sequence ATGCGCAAAGGGCAGTACCGGTTCGTCGCGGGGTTTCTCTTCGTCCCCGTGGCGCTTTATCTGATCTTCGTGATCTGGCCGTACATCCAGACGTTCGGCTATTCACTGACCGACTGGAAGGGGCAGTCGCAGACCTTCAGCTTCGTCGGTCTGGACAACTACAAGGCGCTGTTCCAGGACGATGTGTTCCTGGAGGCCATCTGGCACAACATCCTGTTCCTGATCTTCATCCCGGTGATCACGATCCTGCTCGCCCTGTTCTTCGCCTTCATGCTGAACGCGGGCGGGCGCAGCAGGGCCGGCGGGGTGCAGGGGGTCGCGGGGTCGAAGTTCTACAAGATCGTCTACTTCTTCCCGCAGGTGCTGTCGCTGGCGATTCTCGCCGTGCTGTTCAACGCGGTGTACCGCAGTGACGGCGGCGGTCTGCTCAACGGCGCGCTGATCAAGGTCGGCCTGGTCGACGCCGGCAACCCGGTGGAATGGCTGAACGAGCCGAACGTGGTGCTCTGGGCGCTGATGGTGGCCGTGATCTGGCAGGGCGTGGGCTTCTATCTGGTGCTGTTCTCGGCCGCGATGCAGTCCATCCCGAAGGACATCTACGAGGCCGCCCTGATCGACGGGGCCAGCCGCAACCAGTCCTTCTTCCGCATCACCCTGCCGCTGCTGTGGGACACCGTGCAGACCGCCTGGGTCTACCTCGGCATCGTCGCCATGGACATGTTCGTGCTGGTGTCCTCCATGACCCAGAGCATGGGCGCGTACGGCGGCGGTCCCGACCATCACAGCGATGTGATGGCGACCGTGATGATGCGCAACTTCCTCTACTACGGCAAGAGCGGCTACGCCTGCGCGATGGGCGTGGTCATGCTGCTGCTCACCCTGATCCTGTCCGTGGTCACGCTGCGCGCCACCCGCCGCGAGCGCATCGAGTTCTGA
- a CDS encoding ROK family transcriptional regulator, which yields METPGSQSSLHRANLERVVRAVRLAGSLTQAEIARTTGLSAATVSNIVRELKDGGTVEVTPTSAGGRRARSVSLSGDAGIVIGVDFGHTHLRVAIGNLAHQVLAEEAEPLDVDASAAQGFDRAEELVSRLIAATGVNRSKVAGVGLGVPGPIDVESGTLGSTAILPGWGGTKPAEELRERLGVPVHVDNDANLGALGELVWGSGKGVRDLAYIKVASGVGAGLVIDGKIYRGPGGTAGEIGHITLDESGPVCRCGNRGCLETFAAARYVLPLLQPGHGPDLTMEGVVRLARDGDPGCRRVIADVGRHIGSGVANLCNLLNPSRVVLGGDLAEAGELVLGPIRESVGRYAIPSAARQLSILPGALGGRAEVLGALALALSEMGDSTLLDGSLPMAAPAFT from the coding sequence GTGGAGACTCCAGGGTCGCAGTCGTCGCTGCACCGAGCCAACCTGGAGCGGGTCGTACGGGCCGTGCGCTTGGCCGGGTCCCTCACACAGGCGGAGATCGCGCGGACGACCGGTCTGTCCGCCGCGACCGTCTCCAACATCGTGCGGGAGCTGAAGGACGGCGGAACCGTCGAGGTCACGCCCACATCGGCGGGCGGGCGGCGGGCCCGCAGCGTCAGTCTGAGCGGGGACGCCGGGATTGTGATCGGCGTCGACTTCGGGCACACCCATCTGCGCGTCGCGATCGGGAACCTCGCCCACCAGGTGCTGGCCGAGGAGGCCGAGCCGCTGGACGTCGACGCCTCCGCCGCACAGGGCTTCGACCGGGCGGAAGAGCTGGTCAGCCGCCTGATCGCGGCAACCGGTGTGAACCGGTCGAAGGTGGCCGGCGTGGGGCTCGGCGTGCCGGGCCCGATCGACGTGGAGTCGGGAACCCTGGGGTCCACCGCGATCCTGCCCGGCTGGGGCGGCACCAAGCCCGCCGAGGAGCTGCGCGAGCGGCTCGGCGTGCCCGTGCACGTGGACAACGACGCCAACCTCGGCGCCCTCGGCGAGCTGGTCTGGGGCAGCGGGAAGGGCGTCCGCGACCTCGCGTACATCAAGGTCGCGAGCGGTGTCGGCGCCGGTCTGGTGATCGACGGGAAGATCTACCGCGGCCCGGGCGGCACCGCCGGAGAAATCGGACATATCACACTCGATGAATCCGGTCCCGTCTGCCGTTGCGGGAACCGCGGCTGCCTGGAGACGTTCGCGGCCGCACGCTATGTGCTCCCGCTGCTCCAGCCCGGCCACGGCCCCGACCTGACGATGGAAGGCGTCGTACGGCTGGCCAGGGACGGAGACCCCGGCTGTCGTCGGGTGATCGCCGACGTCGGCCGCCACATCGGCAGCGGAGTGGCCAATCTCTGCAATCTGCTGAACCCGAGCCGGGTGGTCCTCGGTGGTGATCTCGCCGAGGCCGGCGAGCTGGTGCTCGGGCCGATCAGGGAGTCCGTCGGCCGCTACGCCATTCCCAGCGCGGCGCGCCAACTGTCCATTCTCCCGGGGGCACTTGGGGGCCGTGCCGAGGTGCTCGGGGCGCTCGCCCTCGCCCTCAGCGAGATGGGCGATTCGACTCTTTTGGACGGATCGCTGCCCATGGCGGCCCCTGCCTTCACTTAG